A region of Allocoleopsis franciscana PCC 7113 DNA encodes the following proteins:
- a CDS encoding glycosyltransferase family 4 protein produces the protein MDITSKQHIALISVHGDPAVEIGKEEAGGQNVYVRQVGEALANQGWHVDMFTRCSSAEQPKIVEHSPRCRTIRLTAGPEEFVPRDEIFGYANTFVEELVKFQQQSGIKYSLVHTNYWISAWVGMELKKRQAVKQVHTYHSLGAVKYKSVTTIPMIATTRLNFEKAVLETAERIVATSPQETEHMRSLVSTKGNIDIIPCGTDIHRFGALSKEAARAALGIDSDAKMVFYVGRFDERKGIETLVRAVGQSKLRGHEKIKLVIGGGSRPGQSDGIERERIEKIVAELGMSDFTIFPGRIGDDILPAYYTAADVCVVPSHYEPFGLVAIEAMACGTPVVASDVGGLQFTVVPEQTGLLAPAKDEVAFATAIDRILSNPEWRNQLGQGARKRVEEKFSWDGVAHQLSELYTKLLEKPAKALEQVSA, from the coding sequence ATGGACATTACAAGCAAACAGCACATTGCTCTGATCTCAGTACACGGTGACCCAGCAGTGGAAATCGGAAAAGAAGAGGCTGGGGGACAGAACGTTTATGTGCGCCAAGTGGGTGAAGCGCTTGCCAACCAAGGATGGCATGTTGATATGTTTACCCGTTGCTCCAGTGCAGAGCAACCCAAAATCGTTGAGCATAGTCCGCGCTGTCGGACTATTCGTTTAACAGCAGGTCCAGAGGAATTTGTACCGCGAGACGAAATTTTTGGGTATGCCAACACGTTTGTGGAGGAACTCGTTAAGTTTCAACAGCAGTCTGGGATTAAGTATTCGCTAGTACACACGAATTATTGGATTTCTGCCTGGGTGGGAATGGAACTGAAAAAGCGCCAAGCCGTGAAGCAGGTTCATACCTACCATTCGTTGGGTGCGGTTAAATATAAGTCGGTGACAACGATCCCCATGATTGCCACTACCCGATTGAACTTTGAAAAGGCGGTTTTGGAGACAGCCGAGCGAATTGTGGCAACGAGTCCGCAGGAAACCGAACACATGCGATCGCTCGTTTCTACGAAAGGCAATATTGACATCATTCCCTGTGGTACTGACATTCACCGTTTTGGTGCCTTGAGTAAGGAAGCAGCGCGTGCCGCCTTAGGTATCGACTCAGACGCCAAAATGGTCTTCTATGTAGGACGCTTTGACGAGCGCAAGGGCATTGAAACCCTAGTGCGAGCCGTGGGTCAGTCAAAGTTGCGGGGTCATGAGAAGATTAAGCTCGTGATCGGTGGTGGCTCTCGTCCTGGTCAAAGTGATGGCATAGAGCGTGAGCGGATTGAAAAAATTGTCGCTGAACTTGGGATGAGTGATTTCACGATCTTCCCCGGACGTATCGGGGATGATATCCTCCCGGCATACTACACCGCCGCTGATGTCTGTGTAGTGCCCAGCCATTACGAACCCTTTGGTTTGGTAGCAATTGAAGCAATGGCCTGTGGCACACCCGTTGTTGCCAGCGATGTCGGCGGTTTACAATTTACTGTGGTTCCCGAACAAACCGGTCTTTTGGCACCCGCCAAAGATGAAGTTGCCTTTGCCACAGCAATTGACCGCATTCTGTCTAACCCCGAATGGCGGAATCAACTGGGTCAAGGCGCGAGAAAGCGTGTTGAAGAGAAGTTTAGCTGGGATGGTGTCGCGCATCAACTAAGCGAACTCTACACAAAGTTATTAGAGAAGCCGGCGAAAGCATTGGAACAAGTTAGCGCTTAA
- a CDS encoding mechanosensitive ion channel family protein, translating into MTSLAFDVTPVLNRFDMASWFNKNLIDLGFQVGTKLLWALAIILITRYAIDLVARFTRRAFNPVEPTLRKFLIQASEILTLVVGIVAFLSALGIQATSLVAVVGAAGLAIGLALQNTLSHFAAGVMLLNQRPFEVGDFIEGPQGVKGVVDAIGIFSTTVVTPDNIKITVPNSNLFSGVLKNTTAMRTRRVDLKIDIGDRPIEPTIILLLSLVQPHPLVLSNPKTTCHVASISPRATILYLRPWCRAEAYEQVQSEILQLVKEALNETNLSSAGEREPIDDPW; encoded by the coding sequence ATGACAAGTTTGGCGTTTGATGTGACACCCGTGCTCAATCGGTTTGATATGGCATCGTGGTTTAACAAAAACTTGATCGATCTAGGCTTTCAGGTTGGCACAAAACTGCTGTGGGCGCTTGCCATTATCCTCATTACCCGCTATGCAATTGATCTGGTTGCTCGTTTCACGCGCCGAGCGTTCAATCCGGTTGAGCCAACCTTACGCAAGTTTCTGATTCAGGCATCAGAAATCCTCACCTTGGTGGTTGGCATTGTTGCGTTCTTGAGTGCGTTGGGGATTCAAGCCACCAGCTTGGTTGCTGTGGTGGGGGCTGCTGGTTTAGCGATCGGTTTAGCTTTGCAGAATACTTTGTCTCATTTTGCTGCTGGCGTGATGCTCCTGAACCAACGCCCCTTTGAAGTCGGTGATTTCATTGAAGGGCCACAGGGGGTCAAGGGTGTAGTGGATGCGATCGGTATTTTTTCAACCACGGTAGTTACGCCGGACAATATCAAGATTACAGTACCGAACAGCAATCTCTTTAGTGGTGTGTTGAAAAATACGACAGCCATGAGGACGCGGCGGGTAGATTTGAAAATTGATATTGGCGATCGCCCCATTGAACCCACTATTATTTTGCTGTTGTCCCTCGTACAACCCCATCCCCTGGTTTTAAGTAACCCAAAAACCACTTGCCATGTGGCATCTATTTCTCCGAGAGCCACCATCCTGTATTTGCGCCCTTGGTGTAGAGCGGAAGCCTATGAACAGGTACAATCAGAGATTCTTCAGTTAGTCAAAGAAGCACTGAACGAGACTAACTTGTCGTCGGCTGGAGAACGAGAACCGATTGATGACCCTTGGTAA
- a CDS encoding type II toxin-antitoxin system RelE/ParE family toxin — translation MSSLLKPVEWVGSSLEDLKDFPEEVQQVVGYALYLAQCGEKHPSAKPLKGFKGARVLEVVEDFDGDTYRTVYTVKLAGVIYVLHAFQKKSKQGIATPKQDIDLIETRLKRAQEHYAENYHKQQKGEENDSGN, via the coding sequence ATGAGTTCATTGTTGAAACCAGTTGAATGGGTTGGAAGCTCCCTTGAGGATTTGAAAGATTTTCCAGAGGAGGTTCAGCAAGTCGTTGGCTATGCCTTGTACTTGGCTCAATGCGGTGAGAAGCATCCTTCAGCTAAACCACTCAAGGGATTTAAGGGTGCTAGGGTGCTTGAAGTTGTGGAAGACTTCGATGGAGATACTTACCGAACTGTTTACACGGTGAAACTTGCTGGCGTAATTTATGTGTTGCACGCCTTCCAAAAGAAATCAAAGCAAGGAATCGCTACGCCAAAGCAGGATATTGATTTGATTGAAACAAGACTTAAACGAGCACAAGAGCATTACGCAGAAAACTATCACAAGCAGCAAAAGGGAGAGGAAAATGACTCAGGAAATTAG
- a CDS encoding helix-turn-helix domain-containing protein: MTQEIRVQASSGNVFADLGLENSDELLVKAELARKISSIITKQGMTQAEAAELLGIDQPKVSALINGKLSGFSTVRLFRFLNALGRDVEIVVKTKPKSRSQARTRVVAT, from the coding sequence ATGACTCAGGAAATTAGAGTGCAAGCAAGTAGCGGTAATGTGTTTGCCGATTTGGGTTTAGAAAATTCGGATGAATTGCTTGTGAAAGCTGAACTCGCACGTAAGATCAGCAGCATTATTACTAAGCAAGGCATGACGCAGGCTGAAGCCGCAGAGCTTTTAGGGATTGACCAGCCAAAAGTATCTGCTCTAATCAACGGCAAGTTATCAGGCTTTTCAACTGTACGGTTGTTTCGTTTCTTGAATGCTTTGGGTCGAGATGTGGAAATTGTAGTGAAAACCAAACCTAAATCTCGCTCACAAGCTCGAACACGGGTTGTTGCTACGTGA
- a CDS encoding NYN domain-containing protein, translated as MASKVVVVVDNSNVFIEGQKFSAKMKDIVKQNPNDRDPQDPSWRIDFGKLLLAVSNGRTVERAILVGSRPPQNDTVWQAAQNHGFSVTVHDRNSMNEEKAVDTELVAQTTEIICTTTEVMDLAILSGDRDFIPLVSVAHRRHWMVEMWAFKNAYNPAGQMAMEVDSIKPLDDIFNEISTYAYSYP; from the coding sequence ATGGCTAGCAAAGTTGTCGTTGTCGTAGATAATTCAAACGTCTTTATTGAGGGACAGAAATTCAGTGCCAAGATGAAGGATATAGTCAAGCAAAACCCTAATGATAGAGACCCACAAGATCCTTCCTGGCGAATCGATTTTGGAAAGTTATTGCTAGCAGTTTCAAATGGCAGAACCGTTGAACGGGCTATTCTTGTAGGCTCAAGACCTCCACAAAACGATACTGTCTGGCAAGCTGCACAGAACCATGGCTTTTCAGTAACAGTGCATGACCGCAACTCAATGAATGAGGAGAAAGCCGTTGACACAGAACTTGTTGCTCAGACAACTGAAATTATTTGTACTACAACAGAGGTGATGGACTTAGCTATTCTATCTGGAGATAGGGACTTCATCCCGTTAGTAAGTGTTGCTCATCGACGGCATTGGATGGTTGAAATGTGGGCGTTCAAAAATGCTTACAACCCTGCTGGTCAGATGGCAATGGAGGTTGATTCCATCAAACCACTCGATGACATCTTCAATGAAATTAGCACATATGCGTATTCCTATCCTTAA
- a CDS encoding AbiV family abortive infection protein: MISEQHREHLEKYWRLSQRFFQEGDYALSTFFATSLIEEVGKVIILGNKQVSGKLDKQAFYKHQNKYIYAVYTTLLINSRVTRIYGENENRFANWFREEELFKLRNKALYAEISPEGVLVPEQMIDSKDSFLLICIGGEILAEIQGIYTGTGASAWNRLIDEIDTFRESNSQYMM, encoded by the coding sequence ATGATTAGCGAACAACATCGAGAGCATCTTGAAAAATACTGGAGGCTTAGTCAGCGTTTTTTCCAAGAAGGCGATTATGCCCTTTCCACTTTTTTCGCTACTTCGTTAATTGAAGAAGTAGGGAAAGTTATTATTTTAGGTAATAAACAAGTTTCAGGAAAATTGGACAAACAAGCTTTTTATAAGCATCAAAATAAGTACATTTATGCAGTTTATACAACATTATTAATCAATTCGCGTGTCACTCGAATTTACGGAGAAAATGAGAATCGTTTTGCAAATTGGTTTCGAGAAGAAGAGTTATTTAAATTGCGAAATAAAGCCTTGTATGCAGAAATAAGCCCAGAAGGAGTCTTAGTACCTGAGCAAATGATTGATTCTAAAGATTCTTTTCTTCTCATATGTATTGGTGGCGAGATATTAGCCGAAATTCAGGGAATATATACAGGAACGGGAGCTAGTGCATGGAACCGACTTATAGACGAGATTGATACCTTTAGAGAAAGTAATTCACAATACATGATGTGA
- the alr gene encoding alanine racemase, translating to MRQKLKQTNGVTYRQIESDFPRTDKGFSDLCQRAWVEINQGALSHNVGQLRKLLSASTQLMAVVKADAYGHGATMVARIALEAGAHGLCVATLQEGIQLREAGIEAPILLLGAMNTPEQVKAIAHWQLEPTICTPQQAWIFSETLSELQKTLPVHLKLDTGMSRLGMPWQEATQFVELVKRLPYLEIASIYSHLATADSPDPTIMRLQHQRFEEAIAQLRHAGIKPPRLHLANSAATLADSSLHYDWVRAGLALYGLYPAEHLRNAVELHPVMQVKARVTQVKTIPPGTGVSYGYQFIADKETRIAIVGIGYADGVPRNLSNKMTVLIQGQQVRQIGAITMDQMMLDVSAISDLETGEVVTLIGQDGNLSISADDWAQTLGTISWEILCSFKHRLPRVAVSDGMLA from the coding sequence ATGAGGCAAAAACTGAAACAAACCAATGGTGTGACTTACAGGCAGATAGAAAGCGATTTTCCCCGGACTGATAAGGGGTTTAGCGACCTTTGCCAACGGGCTTGGGTGGAAATTAACCAAGGGGCTTTATCCCATAATGTGGGGCAACTGAGAAAGCTTTTGTCAGCCTCAACTCAACTGATGGCAGTGGTGAAAGCGGATGCCTACGGGCATGGGGCAACAATGGTTGCTCGAATTGCTTTAGAGGCGGGTGCCCATGGGCTATGTGTTGCCACATTACAAGAGGGGATTCAACTTCGAGAAGCGGGGATTGAAGCGCCGATTTTGCTCTTGGGGGCGATGAATACTCCTGAACAAGTAAAGGCGATCGCTCATTGGCAATTGGAACCCACAATTTGCACCCCCCAGCAAGCTTGGATTTTTTCGGAAACGCTGAGTGAGTTGCAAAAAACCTTACCCGTGCATCTTAAGTTAGATACAGGGATGTCGCGGTTGGGAATGCCTTGGCAAGAAGCTACACAATTTGTGGAATTAGTCAAGCGACTGCCTTATCTGGAAATTGCTAGTATCTACTCTCATTTGGCGACAGCAGATAGTCCCGATCCCACGATTATGAGATTGCAACATCAGCGGTTTGAGGAGGCGATCGCACAACTTCGCCATGCAGGAATCAAGCCACCTCGTTTGCATCTGGCTAACTCTGCTGCCACCTTAGCAGACTCATCACTACACTACGATTGGGTACGCGCAGGACTTGCCTTGTATGGGCTTTATCCGGCTGAACACTTGCGAAATGCTGTTGAGCTCCACCCAGTGATGCAGGTGAAAGCGCGAGTGACGCAAGTGAAAACCATTCCCCCTGGTACGGGTGTTAGCTATGGTTATCAATTCATTGCCGACAAGGAAACGCGGATTGCGATCGTGGGTATTGGCTACGCGGACGGAGTTCCTCGCAACCTCTCGAATAAAATGACTGTTCTGATTCAAGGTCAGCAGGTACGGCAAATTGGCGCGATTACAATGGATCAGATGATGCTGGATGTGAGTGCTATTTCTGACTTGGAAACGGGGGAAGTGGTGACGCTAATTGGGCAGGATGGAAACTTGTCAATTTCTGCTGACGATTGGGCACAAACTTTAGGAACCATTTCTTGGGAAATTCTTTGCAGCTTTAAGCATCGGTTGCCGCGTGTAGCAGTCAGTGACGGGATGTTAGCGTAG
- a CDS encoding DUF4114 domain-containing protein: MSQQRLRSQTGQSSLDTVFFFTPEANADNFDHLQVSEVGNGSYRLAWEDNFGGGDADFNDMVLNVQLIESGDSLTGLVPTQSIVNPEIASNDSLGAAGVDESTDSIDNLNSDYTVADISESQVDSTTGLLGGISGETSDTLLSLNNPQGVADSPLWGTNSDLNL, encoded by the coding sequence ATGTCACAGCAACGATTACGATCGCAGACTGGGCAGAGTTCCCTAGACACTGTATTCTTCTTCACACCAGAAGCGAATGCCGATAATTTTGACCATCTGCAAGTCTCAGAAGTCGGCAACGGCAGCTATCGTCTGGCTTGGGAAGACAACTTCGGTGGTGGGGATGCGGACTTTAACGACATGGTACTGAATGTGCAACTTATCGAATCCGGTGATTCGCTAACGGGTTTGGTGCCAACACAAAGTATAGTCAACCCGGAGATTGCTTCTAACGATTCATTGGGGGCTGCGGGGGTGGATGAGTCTACAGATAGTATCGACAATCTCAACTCAGACTATACAGTTGCCGATATTTCCGAAAGCCAAGTGGATTCAACAACAGGGCTACTTGGAGGGATATCAGGCGAGACGTCGGATACATTGTTGAGTTTGAATAACCCTCAAGGAGTGGCTGACTCTCCTTTATGGGGGACGAATTCGGATTTGAATCTCTGA
- a CDS encoding DUF2330 domain-containing protein, producing the protein MRLFRCLITLLLTFIVTIGLTQKAWAFCGFYVAKADSKLYNQASQVIMARDGDRTVLTMANDFQGEVKDFAIVVPVPVVIQQEQVNVGDPNIMERLDEFSAPRLVEYFDSDPCAPPPPPMMAAPGRTLGGGTRGGPSESDSALGVTVEARFTVGEYDILILSAKESDGLETWLKRNGYKLPKGANQLLRPYIRQNMKFFVAKVNLQEFEKAGYQFLRPLQIAYESPKFMLPIRLGMMNASTAQDLIVYVLSPKGQAEVTNYRTVNVPSDTEIPVFVKNEFGDFYKAMFQTSYTREDRKVAFREYAWDMGSCDPCSAEPLNPEELKKAGVFWISPNARNNVFITRLHVRYTRDKFPEDLMFQETSNRQQFQGRYILRHPFTGEMKCEAGRQYQRSLKERFEQEAKTLAKLTGWDIQDIRKKTNVAQGQSTPWWRNLWP; encoded by the coding sequence ATGAGATTATTTCGATGCTTAATAACTTTACTACTAACATTTATAGTCACGATTGGCTTAACTCAAAAAGCCTGGGCATTTTGTGGTTTCTATGTGGCAAAAGCGGACAGTAAGCTTTACAATCAGGCGTCTCAAGTCATCATGGCAAGAGATGGCGATCGCACCGTTCTAACAATGGCAAACGACTTTCAAGGAGAGGTCAAAGATTTTGCGATTGTTGTGCCGGTGCCTGTGGTCATCCAACAAGAGCAGGTGAATGTAGGCGACCCCAATATTATGGAACGGCTGGATGAATTTAGTGCGCCGCGATTGGTGGAATATTTTGATTCAGACCCTTGTGCACCTCCTCCACCGCCCATGATGGCTGCCCCCGGAAGAACGTTAGGGGGTGGAACAAGGGGTGGCCCCAGTGAAAGTGACAGTGCTTTGGGCGTTACGGTAGAAGCCCGATTTACTGTAGGAGAATATGACATTCTCATCCTCAGCGCCAAAGAATCTGACGGACTAGAAACTTGGCTCAAACGCAACGGTTACAAACTGCCGAAAGGGGCGAATCAACTCCTACGACCCTATATTAGGCAGAACATGAAATTCTTTGTGGCTAAAGTCAACCTCCAAGAATTTGAAAAAGCTGGCTATCAATTTCTGCGCCCCCTTCAGATAGCCTACGAATCACCCAAATTCATGTTGCCTATTCGATTAGGCATGATGAATGCGTCTACGGCGCAAGACCTGATTGTTTATGTCTTATCACCAAAAGGTCAAGCCGAAGTTACCAACTACCGCACTGTGAATGTTCCTTCAGATACTGAGATACCTGTTTTTGTAAAAAACGAGTTTGGTGATTTCTACAAGGCAATGTTCCAAACTTCCTATACTCGTGAAGATAGAAAAGTTGCTTTTAGGGAATATGCCTGGGATATGGGAAGCTGTGACCCTTGCTCAGCGGAACCTTTAAATCCAGAAGAACTGAAGAAAGCCGGTGTTTTTTGGATTTCTCCAAATGCACGGAATAATGTATTTATCACCCGCCTCCATGTGCGCTATACCCGTGATAAGTTTCCTGAAGATTTGATGTTTCAAGAAACGTCTAATCGCCAACAGTTTCAGGGACGATATATATTGCGTCATCCCTTCACCGGAGAGATGAAGTGTGAGGCAGGGCGACAATATCAACGCTCTTTGAAGGAGCGATTTGAACAGGAAGCGAAGACTTTGGCGAAGCTAACTGGCTGGGATATTCAGGATATCCGAAAGAAAACCAATGTGGCTCAAGGTCAATCTACACCTTGGTGGCGCAATCTTTGGCCTTAA
- a CDS encoding RnfABCDGE type electron transport complex subunit D — protein sequence MLQQDPRNYQILFLSLFLILGIGTRDWTLRPDLILIVTITCLLTQWVAVSLWSNPREKIMTWLKAKGIESFIAKFQVGNCNIKFCNSNTHLQLPIASLTQDQNSSEKENLGLVSFSHVTSLKSAMITALSLSLLLRADHYTTMILAGSLAILSKFLFQFKHKHFFNPANFGIIAALLLTHDAWVSPGQWGEDGWCALLFAGTGGLVLKRVGRWDTTVAFLGAYTLLEAIRNLWLGWTWDVFSHRLMSGSLLLFALFMITDPRSIPNTRISRMIWAGCIAILTFILRNNFFIPTSVFWALFALSPLIVILDLIWSSSRFSWDETSVNNIENLADSSKLKPLSLS from the coding sequence ATGCTACAACAAGATCCCAGAAACTATCAAATTTTGTTTCTCTCACTCTTCCTCATATTGGGAATCGGAACAAGAGACTGGACACTACGACCTGACTTGATTCTTATTGTGACGATTACTTGCCTTCTGACCCAGTGGGTAGCAGTATCGTTGTGGTCAAATCCACGAGAAAAAATTATGACTTGGTTAAAGGCCAAGGGGATCGAAAGTTTTATTGCCAAGTTTCAAGTGGGCAATTGCAATATTAAATTTTGTAACAGTAATACCCATCTTCAGTTGCCTATTGCTTCACTGACTCAAGACCAAAATAGCTCAGAAAAAGAAAATTTGGGGTTAGTAAGTTTTTCCCACGTAACTTCACTTAAAAGTGCAATGATTACAGCCTTGAGCTTAAGTTTGTTGCTACGGGCTGACCACTACACCACCATGATTTTGGCAGGGTCTTTAGCCATTTTAAGTAAATTCTTGTTTCAATTTAAACACAAACATTTTTTTAATCCGGCTAACTTTGGTATTATTGCGGCTTTACTCTTGACTCATGATGCCTGGGTTTCACCCGGACAGTGGGGAGAAGATGGCTGGTGTGCCTTATTGTTTGCAGGGACTGGTGGGCTAGTTTTGAAACGAGTAGGTCGCTGGGACACAACAGTAGCTTTTTTGGGTGCCTACACTTTGCTAGAAGCGATTCGCAATCTTTGGCTCGGTTGGACATGGGATGTCTTTAGCCATCGATTAATGAGTGGATCATTGTTACTTTTTGCCTTATTTATGATTACCGATCCTCGCTCAATTCCTAATACGAGAATCAGTCGCATGATTTGGGCTGGATGCATTGCTATTCTCACCTTCATCCTACGAAATAATTTCTTCATTCCTACCTCTGTTTTCTGGGCTTTATTTGCTCTTTCTCCTTTAATTGTGATTTTAGATCTTATCTGGTCATCTTCTAGATTTTCTTGGGATGAAACTTCTGTAAATAACATAGAAAATTTGGCTGATTCGTCAAAACTGAAGCCATTGAGCCTCAGTTGA
- a CDS encoding alpha/beta fold hydrolase codes for MAFIDILGAAHAYELTPPPTSPSPVLVFIHGWLLSRNYWQPLIEALAPDYQCLTYDLRGFGDSLPQMNKTQNRIELLDAKLPDTDALKQAPSRYTLAAYAQDLNLLLQQLDIDCAWLIGHSLGGSIALWGASMASDRVKGVICVNAGGGIYIKEEFERFRAVGQQLVKQRPRWLCYLPLLDLLLMRSQVARPIPRRWGRQRLIDFVAASPEAAVGALLDSTTEAEVNRLPEVVSKLTQPVYFIAGANDKIMEPKYVRHLASFHSLFQGCDENVIEIPECGHLAMVEQPDKLEIQLRKILLSH; via the coding sequence ATGGCATTCATTGATATTCTGGGAGCTGCTCACGCTTACGAACTGACCCCTCCCCCGACATCCCCCTCTCCTGTCCTTGTTTTTATCCACGGCTGGCTTTTAAGCCGCAATTATTGGCAGCCGTTAATTGAGGCGTTGGCACCGGATTATCAGTGCCTTACTTATGACCTGAGGGGATTTGGTGATTCTCTACCCCAAATGAATAAAACTCAAAACCGTATTGAGTTACTTGATGCTAAATTACCAGACACTGATGCGCTCAAACAGGCCCCTTCCAGGTACACCCTAGCCGCCTATGCTCAGGATTTGAATCTTTTGCTGCAACAGCTAGATATAGACTGTGCTTGGCTCATTGGTCACTCCTTGGGCGGCAGCATTGCCCTCTGGGGTGCGTCGATGGCTTCGGATCGAGTCAAGGGGGTTATTTGTGTCAATGCTGGAGGCGGAATTTACATCAAAGAAGAATTTGAGCGATTTCGGGCTGTGGGTCAACAACTAGTGAAGCAACGACCCCGTTGGCTTTGTTACCTGCCTTTGCTGGACTTGCTCTTGATGCGATCGCAGGTGGCACGTCCGATCCCACGTCGCTGGGGACGCCAGCGGCTGATTGATTTCGTTGCCGCTAGTCCTGAAGCGGCTGTTGGAGCATTACTCGATTCCACCACAGAAGCCGAAGTGAATCGGTTACCTGAAGTAGTGTCGAAGCTCACGCAGCCCGTTTATTTTATAGCGGGTGCCAACGATAAGATCATGGAACCCAAGTACGTGCGCCATCTGGCTAGCTTCCACTCGTTATTTCAAGGCTGTGATGAGAATGTGATTGAAATTCCTGAGTGTGGGCATCTAGCTATGGTAGAGCAGCCAGACAAGCTGGAGATTCAACTCCGTAAGATTCTCCTGAGTCATTAA
- a CDS encoding GNAT family N-acetyltransferase, with the protein MGFWKSFFSSSDAASGQTQFEGEAIEGTIDRTDNTSRIFFSTDRDIDLYELEELCDAVGWSRRPMRKVKKAIQHSFLVTSMWQQRGNTKRLIGFARATSDHAFNATIWDVVVHPDFQTKGLGKALMKYMIRKLRNEDISNITLFADPHVVNFYRRMGFMADPEGIKGMFWYPD; encoded by the coding sequence ATGGGTTTTTGGAAAAGCTTTTTTAGCAGTTCTGATGCTGCCTCTGGGCAAACACAGTTTGAGGGGGAAGCAATAGAAGGTACGATCGATCGCACCGATAACACTTCCCGCATATTTTTTAGCACAGATCGAGATATCGACCTTTATGAGTTAGAGGAACTCTGTGATGCCGTTGGCTGGTCTCGGCGACCCATGCGTAAAGTAAAAAAAGCCATTCAGCACAGCTTCCTGGTGACTTCGATGTGGCAGCAGCGAGGTAACACGAAACGCCTAATTGGCTTTGCTCGTGCCACTTCTGACCATGCTTTTAATGCCACAATCTGGGATGTAGTCGTTCATCCAGATTTCCAAACCAAGGGGCTAGGTAAGGCTTTGATGAAGTACATGATTAGGAAACTGCGGAATGAAGATATTAGCAACATAACCCTGTTTGCCGATCCCCATGTGGTGAATTTTTATCGCAGAATGGGATTTATGGCTGATCCAGAAGGCATTAAAGGCATGTTCTGGTATCCAGATTAA
- a CDS encoding Tic22 family protein has translation MKSLVRWSATLGLVGTALLGSFGLENLKALALPEQQVMEKLQPVPVFTVTDPQGAPLVATIPDGQNKAQAVAGVFISQKDAQAFVQRLQKEKPDLAKNVQVVPVSLAQIYKLRQENQNKPEGLNFAFIPVQQQLQAAQAIAGQAGQQGQSFQGTPLFVARGGRENGYLTVQENGKAVIPFFFEKEQLQVMVDRFKQQKPDLASTVKVEAVPLEGVIYTLQTSNNQELSNVMIVPTQEAISFLRSLPPAPGQNAPQGGQQRR, from the coding sequence ATGAAATCACTGGTTCGCTGGAGCGCAACACTAGGTTTAGTCGGAACAGCACTACTCGGTTCCTTCGGTTTAGAAAATCTAAAGGCACTGGCATTACCAGAGCAGCAGGTAATGGAAAAACTGCAACCGGTACCCGTGTTTACTGTTACCGATCCCCAAGGCGCTCCCCTGGTTGCGACAATCCCCGATGGGCAAAATAAAGCTCAAGCGGTAGCAGGGGTTTTTATTAGCCAGAAAGATGCTCAAGCTTTTGTTCAACGGTTGCAGAAAGAAAAGCCCGATTTAGCCAAAAACGTGCAGGTGGTTCCTGTATCTTTGGCGCAAATCTACAAACTGAGACAAGAAAATCAAAATAAGCCAGAAGGTTTAAACTTTGCCTTTATCCCCGTGCAGCAACAATTACAAGCTGCACAAGCTATTGCCGGCCAAGCTGGTCAACAAGGGCAGTCATTTCAGGGCACACCCTTGTTTGTAGCGAGAGGAGGTAGAGAAAACGGATACCTAACCGTTCAAGAAAATGGGAAGGCGGTGATTCCCTTCTTTTTTGAGAAAGAGCAATTGCAGGTGATGGTAGACCGCTTCAAACAGCAGAAGCCTGACTTGGCATCTACAGTTAAAGTCGAAGCCGTACCCCTGGAGGGCGTCATTTACACCTTACAAACCAGCAACAATCAGGAACTGAGTAACGTTATGATCGTGCCAACACAAGAAGCCATCTCCTTCTTGCGTAGCCTACCGCCTGCCCCTGGGCAAAATGCGCCCCAAGGTGGTCAACAACGGCGATAA